One Sphingobacteruim zhuxiongii DNA window includes the following coding sequences:
- a CDS encoding DUF6929 family protein gives MSEFTLATFCDIIGISAASGIEYQDGQIYLLSDHSNYLYHYEMASTKLHKYVLQEHSPMEQIEKPKKLDLEAMLYQDGRFYVFGSGSTPLRELGFSFSPQNQQVDKLSLSDLYQRLRATAQIDELDFNLEAAASYGDHCLFLNRGNGPAGRNVLFTISDINKPDSAVISAVDIALPQVNGLPFGFSGATLLDDTLFFIATAEEGKSTYEDGKIGGTLFGIIDLKTLKIVFTTLISKDQKFEGISVYQLHPDRLSFLLCEDNDGLGDTATIYKLALDYPIQ, from the coding sequence ATGAGCGAATTTACTTTAGCGACATTCTGCGATATTATTGGAATTAGCGCCGCCTCCGGTATAGAATATCAGGATGGACAAATTTATCTCCTATCTGATCATAGCAATTATTTGTATCATTATGAGATGGCAAGTACAAAGCTCCATAAATATGTTTTGCAGGAGCATTCGCCTATGGAACAGATAGAGAAGCCTAAGAAGCTGGATCTTGAAGCCATGCTTTATCAAGATGGTCGCTTCTATGTTTTTGGATCGGGATCCACTCCCCTACGTGAATTAGGTTTTTCTTTTTCACCCCAGAATCAGCAAGTCGACAAGCTTTCGTTAAGCGATTTGTATCAACGGCTGCGTGCGACCGCACAGATCGATGAATTGGACTTTAATTTGGAGGCTGCAGCCTCTTATGGCGATCATTGCTTGTTTCTAAACCGTGGGAATGGCCCTGCTGGTCGCAATGTTTTGTTTACGATTAGCGATATTAATAAGCCAGATTCTGCCGTTATATCTGCGGTTGATATTGCGCTACCACAAGTTAATGGATTGCCTTTTGGTTTCTCTGGTGCCACCCTGCTTGACGATACGTTGTTCTTTATCGCTACCGCAGAAGAAGGAAAATCCACTTATGAGGATGGGAAAATTGGGGGAACACTATTCGGTATTATCGATTTAAAGACCTTAAAAATTGTATTTACGACCCTAATCTCGAAGGATCAAAAGTTCGAGGGTATTTCTGTTTATCAGCTGCATCCAGATCGTCTTTCATTTCTGCTGTGTGAAGATAATGATGGACTTGGGGATACCGCGACTATATATAAACTAGCGTTAGATTATCCGATACAATAG